The bacterium genome contains the following window.
GCGACTAGTACGAGGCACCGTAGGCCAGCGGCTTCTCGAGATAGATCTCTTCCAGCTCACCACCCCGGATCACCTCGATGGTGATGCGCTCGATGGGGCGGAAGATCTCAGGATCCCCACTGGCGGGGGCGGCGGCAGGGCCCTTCACTGGCGCGGGCGGCGGGGTGTTGAAATCGGGATACCGGGGGAGGGCCGCGGGGGACGGAGCCGCTTTCGATTCCGCGTTGGGATTCGGGAAGACCTTCACCAGATCCGTGATGGGGGTGCCATCCGACATGGGACTGTAAATCTCGTCCGGATGGCGGAGAGTCAGCCGCAGGCTCCCCCGTTCATCCGCGAGGATGAGCTTCTCGCAGTCCTGCGGGGCGAGTTCCAGAGTGACGTTTTTGAACGTCTCGAGCACCCCATCCGACCCGGCCTCGGTCAGCGTCTCGACCGCCCGCACCGGGACATTCGCCAGGAGGGTGAAGGAGGCATCGACCCCCGAGACCTTTTCGGAAAACGTGCCGATGACATCCACATGGTCGCCAGGCTTGAGGTTGTAGCCCACGCCTTTGACATCGGACATGGAGATCGTGACCCCACGCTTGCCTTCATCAATGATGAAGGCGAGATCGCGCATGTCGGTCTCTTCATTGAACTTGGCATTGAGGACCTGCTCGCCCTCGAAGATCACCTGCCCGGAGACCTTGCCCAGGACTTCATCCACTTCGCGAATGCTGTCCGGATGAATGGCATCCTTGGGCATCTCCACTTCCTCCACCATGGCTTCTTTCACCTTGGTGCGGGGGGGGATCTGGCTCTTGGCGATCACGACTTTGCCGTACTCCACGACAGCCGGGCTCGCCTGGCCCTCGATCTGCTTGATGTAGGTAAAGACCAGGACGACGGCCAGCAGTCCCAGGCCCATGGCTACGATCAGCGGCTTCTTGTTGCGCATCGACGGTCCACTCCTCGAGGGGGCAGGCCGGCTCTGGCAGAACCAGGCGTACCCCTGTTGCGGGATAGCAATCACCCTTAGTGTCATTTGGGGTCCCTGAGTTGTGACCTGACTGCCGACATAGCTGTTAATGCGGCCTGGAAGGCTTGCTCCGGGTCGATCACCAGCCAGATGCCATTGGCAAAAAGCAAACGGCGCCCCGTGGTGGGGCGCCGTTTCCATACGTTTGATCACGGGAAGACTGCTACTCGGCGGCGGCCTGCACTACGGCCTTGTCTGCTTTGTCTTCCCTCTCGGCCAGGACATCCTTCACAATTTTCGGGGGGTCGTACAGCAGCCACTTGCAGGCTGCGACCGCCATCTCGGCGCTTTCCCGTCGTGCCGCAGTCATCGCCTGACGGAGCTCCGGATCGGTGACCTGCTCCCGGATTTCGGTCAGGACCTCGATCAGCTCAACCTCATAGGCCAGCGCCAGGTCTACTGCTTCCGCTGTGTTGGCCGCCCCGGAGAAGCCCAGGATTTTGGGCTTCACGACCCCGGGGGCTTCCATTTCGGTGGCCGCGACATGTTCCTTCATCAGCGCCAGGCGCGCTTCATGCTGGGCCAGAAAGCCTTTGAACATCTTCCGGGCATCGGTGTTGTACCCCGGCTTGTTGCTCCCCAGCGAGTACGCCTGCGTCAGATACTGCTCCAGACCATGCCACTGATGCAGGGCTTTGGTGTTGGCGTCATACCGGGTGCTCATGGGGACCAGCCCAAGTTGTGTCCGCAGGATCCCGGCCTGTACCGGCACCGCCAGTGCCCCGATCGCCAACATCAGCGCCATCATGCGGAACACCGCACGGGCAGAACGGGACCACGAGATACCGAGTCCAGACATAGTCAGGAGCCCTCCAGGAGCAGACTGAGACGTTGTGCTTTATAGGATACCGATTATCAGTCGGGCGTTGAAGCATAAGCTGGGGTTCTGCCCGTTTGCAGGAAGAATTTTGACACCGGGCAGGCCGCGGAGCGGATTCGCCCGGAGGGGCGACCCCCGGTCGCCCAGGGACCCGGCGCCTGCGCCGGTGGGTGGGCGACGCGCCCCGCCTCGCCAGATGCTTCCACGATAAGCCGACGAGGCGTCGGCACCGCCCAGCGACCGGGGGTCGCAGGCACCGGGCGAGGATGGCTTCGCCCCTCCTACTTACTTTCTTTAAGTTTTTCATCCGAAGGGGCCCATTTTGCCGCTCCCTCAGACGCTGTCAGGCGAATCCATTACCCAGATGAAGAAGGACCTTTCCGCCTGAGGGACATCATCCGGGCGCAGGATGCTCACCGCTTCCTGTGGTTGCCCTGCTCCGTTGAGCGTGTAAGAGTAGCGCCAGCCAGTTGTCTGATTGCCAGGTTCAATGAACTCCAGCTCCCAGTATCCGGCGGTCGCATCGACACGGAGCGCAACCGCTCCCTGCCGGTTGGAGCGCGCAGCTACCAGATCAGCGGGGGTGCCATTGCTCGCTGGCCATCCACTCCCCAGGGCGAGTTCCATCGCTGCCCGCGACTCTGGCAAGGTACCCATGAGCTGTACATACTGCCGACAGCGGGTGCTCAACTGCTCCATGCGACATCTGAGCAGCGCCAGCACCGGATCAGCGCTCGCCTCAAGCCGCGCCAGGCTGAGGCGGTTGCCCGGACACAGCCATCGGGCTCCCATCCGTGTTGTGAGGGGCAAAGGGGAGAAGCTCTGCCTCCTGCAGCTGATGCAGATGGGCTGGAAGTGCCTCGTGGACGCGGTACCAGGCGATCAGGGCTGCACGGATGTCGGACTGAAACAGCAGACCTGCCTGCATCGCCGGATCCCGGAATTCCGGTGGCATGTGACTTTTCCACCCCGGAGGAGGAGTAGTCCGGATGAGAGCTGGAGCGTCTGCGGTCCCCTGCGCAGGCCGGGAATCAGGGGATTGGCGCGCAGCAGATAGAGTGGATGATGCGGTCTTTGGTTGGTGGAAATCCTTCGGCAGTTGTTGAGACCCTAAACCAAGCATGACCAATCCAGCGACGAACAAGGCTTTCACAGCGATCTCCTTAACGAAGTAAGATTCCGCTATCCGTGGATAGACCCAACGGGGATAATCAAAATGATACTCGACTTACCTCTTGAGGCAAGTGTGTGTAACTGACCTTAAGTCCCGTGCTCCGCCCTGCTACTATGCGACCGATGGGCAGTGGCTACACCGGACCGCGTCCTCCCCAGCGACCTCCTGCCGCGGAGAGTGGGTACCGACATTGCGCTTCCATCGACGACCTCCCCCCCGGACAGATCGAACGCCTCTATAAGCGGGCGCGGCTGCTGCAGTCGATGCTGGAGCGGGGGATCCATCTTCCCCAGACTCTGGAACACCGCCTGGGTATCACCTGCTTTCTGGAGCCCAGCACCCGGACCCGGGTGTCGTTTGAGGCCGCGGCCCTGCGTCTGGGAATGCAGCTCATCAGCATTACGGCTGCCGACTCCTCCCTGACCAAGGGCGAGTCCGACCGCGATACCCGCCTGACCCTCGAGAGCTACTGGCCCGATGCCCTGATTGTCCGGACCGCTGAGGCGGGACTGCCGCAGCGCTGGGCGACTGATGCCACCTGCAGTGTCATCAATGGCGGCGATGGCACCAATGAGCACCCCTCCCAGGCGCTGTATGACCGCTATACCCTCTGGGAAGCCCTGGGGAATT
Protein-coding sequences here:
- the pyrB gene encoding Aspartate carbamoyltransferase, which translates into the protein MGSGYTGPRPPQRPPAAESGYRHCASIDDLPPGQIERLYKRARLLQSMLERGIHLPQTLEHRLGITCFLEPSTRTRVSFEAAALRLGMQLISITAADSSLTKGESDRDTRLTLESYWPDALIVRTAEAGLPQRWATDATCSVINGGDGTNEHPSQALYDRYTLWEALGNYRTPTLLFVGDIVHSRVVGSHVRLAAMLGTRVFLAGPPAWTAVQERFAPWPEAWEVVDLESFLPKADAVCALRVQTERGAATGVSMEEYIAGWQLTAERLDRLAPQAVLLHPAPVNRGVELSPELVESPRSWIQRQGGNGQAVRMALLEWCQGVQW